GCCTGCACGGCTGACGCCCCGCCCGTCGGGGACCGGCGCATCCGCGTGTGACCGACGGTCGCGCGGGTAGTCGCCGGCATGCCGACCACTCTGATCAATCCGCTGGAGGACCGGAAGCGGCTGGCCCGCCGGCTCGCCGGCAGCGGGCGAGGATTCGCCGAGCAGTACGGCTTCCGCGTGACCAACAACCCGGCGAGCCTGTTCCAGGTGCTCTACCTCTCGGTGCTGCTGGCCCGTCGTGGCGACTTCCGCCGGGCGTTGGACGGGGCGCGGGCGATGCGCGACGAAGGGTGGGACAGCGCCGCCCGGCTGACCCGTTCGCTGCACGAGGACCGGGTACGGGTGCTGCGCGCCAGCGGTCAGCGTGGCGACGTGAACGCGCTGGCCGACGTGTTGGGGGACCTGGCTCGTACGGTGGTCGAGCGGTACCGGGGCGATCTGCGCCGGTTGCGGGCGGTGGCGCACCATGACCCGGTCCGGGAGCGGGCGCTCCTCGCGGAGCTTCCCGGCGTGGACGATCAGGTCGTCGACCTGTTTCTGCGCGAGGCGCAGGCGCTGTGGCGGGAGGTGGCCCCGGTTGCCGACCGGCGTGCGTTGGCGGCGGCCCGCCGGCTCGGGTTGGGCAGGTCGGCGGATGACCTGGCCGGCCTGGCCAGCGGCGAATCGGAGCGGCTTGCCTGGTTGGTGGGGGCGCTGGCTCGGGTGGAGCTTGAGCATCGGTATGCGGAGGTGACAAGCCGACCGTGACGTGCCCTGGCCCACACTTCGGCGAAAATTGACCAAACGGAGGATGTTCTGTCGTATGGTTGGACCCGGCAGTGCTGGCCGCTCGGTTCGAGTGGGCATCCACCGCCTGGTGACCGCGACCGGTTCGGGAGCGGTTCACCGCCTGGGCAGGCTTGCGTGGCGCCCTGGGTCGCGGTTCGTGACCAGGGGCGCCCGCCTGCCCCGGCGTTTCGTTTCGTTCAGCCCCGCCCCGTGTCGCCACCGGGGTCGGCGCGCCCGCTCAGCGGGCCAGACCAGCCAGCAGGTTCACGGTCACGGCGATGATGAACGCGCCGAACAGGTACGACACCATCGAGTGCCGCAGCACCGTGCGACGCATCTCGTTGCTGGTCAGGTTGGTGTCGGAGACCTGGAACGTCGTCCCGATGGTGAACGCGACGTAGGCGAAGTCGGAGTAGCGCGGCGGCTCGGGCTGGTTGAAGTTCACCCCGCCGTCCGGGCCGGTGTAGTAGATCCGGGCGTACCGGGCGGCGAACACGGTGTGCACCACGAACCAGGAGAGCACCACGCTGAGTACGCCCAGGCCGCTGTGTAGTTCTCGGTTCAGGCCGGGTGGCGCGCTCTGCGCGCTGGCCACGACCAACCCCACGGCCAGCAGGCTGGCCAGGCAGGCGACGAGCAGCAGCGCGTCGCGGATCGCCCGGTTCGGGTCCTCGTGTACGGCCAGTTGGGCGGTCCGCTCGGCGTCCATCGGCCAGATTTTGTGCCAGACCAGCGCGAGCCAGCTCAGTGCGCCCACGTCCCAGCCGGCCAGCGCGGCGAGCGGCAGTGGCAGCAGCAGCGCGAAGACGCAGCCGGCGATGACGCCGGCCACCGCCACCACGGCGAGCTGGACCACCGCGGCCGGGAAACGCACATCCGCTGGCCGGGACGGGCCGGTTCGGTTCATCGGCGACGCCCCCGCGTCAGAGCCGCCACCGCCGGATCAGATGCCGCGTAGATGCTGCGAGACCCGGTTGTGCTTCTTGTCCCGGGCCTGCTCGGCCCGCTGGGCGGGGCTCACCTCGGGCGCCGCCTCGATCCCGGCAGACCGGGCCACTTCGGTGCCGTTGGCGTAGTCCACCGGCGGCAGGGCGCGCAACGCCTTCAGCACGTCCGGCGGGGCGCCTTCCCGTTCGGCCTCGCGGACCACCTCGTTCTTCTCGGCCGGGTAGTCCAGGCTCGACAGGTACTGCAGGACGTCCGCGTAGCTCGCCATGGCAGGGGCTCCCTCGGGGCATCGACGTGGTCACGACCGGCGGCGGTTACCCGCACGCCGGCTGGTCACGCCCGCCGGGCGGAGGAAACCCGACCGTTTCCAACCCGCCGGCGCGGGTACCCGCAGGCGCCGACGCGAGCCCGAGGGAGTACGCGATGAACTACGACACCTTCATCGACCAGGTTTCCCAGCGCACCGCGACGTCGTCTGAGCGGGCGGTCGAGCTGACCCGGGCCGTGTTGGAGACGTTCGGTGAGCGGCTGACCGGTGGTGAGGTCCTGGACCTTGCCGCCCAGCTGCCCCAGCCGCTGCAACTGGTCCTCAAGCCGAGCCCGAGCACCGAGCAGGCGGACCGGTTCGGGGCGGCCGAGTTCGTCGCCCGGGTCGCGTTGCGTGCCGGTGTGGAGGAGCCTGCCGCCCGGGATGCCGTCCGGGCGGTTTTCACCACCCTGCGCGAGGCGATCACCGGCGGTGAGTTCGATGACGTGGCCACCCAGTTGCCGCGGGATTACCGGGGCTTGGTGGAGCAGGCGATGGCACCGGGCGCGACGCTGCGCCGCGCCTGACGGTGCCACCTCCGCAGGGCGTACACAGCTGTTGGTCAGGGCAACCACTGATGTCCCGCTTGGCGTGGCGATTCAGCCTGGCCTAACCTTGTCGTGCGAGGGGAGTACTTCCCACGAACCATTCCGGTCAGTACGGCGCGCCCGGCGCGCCTCGGGTGGTTGCCCATCAGGTGGTGGGTGAAGGAGACCTCGAACATGACGTGTTCGAGGAGACCCGATGACCGAAGTGTCTTATTTGTCCGCCGCCAGCGATCTGTCGTCGGTGGGCACGCCCACGCTGTGGGCGGTGACCATCCTCGGCGTACTCCTGCTGCTGGTGCTGGACTTTCTGGTCACGCGGCGCCCGCATGAGGTGTCCATGCGGGAGGCCATCGGCTGGTCGACGTTCTACATCGCCCTGCCGTTGGCGTTCGGCGGCTGGCTCTGGTATCGCTACGGCTCCCAGCAGGGCGTGGAGTACCTGACCGGTTACCTGGTGGAGAAGTCGCTCTCCGTCGACAATCTCTTCGTCTTCATGCTGCTGCTGGCCGCGTTCGCGGTGCCGGCCGTGCTCGCCCAGCGGGTGCTGCTCTACGGCATCGCCGGCGCCCTGGTGCTGCGGGCGATCTTCATCGCCCTCGGCGCGGCGGCGTTGCAGACCCTCGACTTCGCCTTCCTGCTCTTCGCGATCATCCTCATCGCCACCGCGGTGAAGCTGCTGCGCGACGCCATGTCCGGGCATCAGCAGGAAGTCGACATCAACAACATGCGCGCGGTGAAGCTGCTGCGCCGGTTCATGCCGGTGGTCGACGACTACCACGGCACCAAGATGACCGTCCGGCAGGGCGCGAAGCGGGCACTCACGCCGTTCGCCCTGGTGGTGGTCGCGGTGCTGGCCACCGACATCGTCTTCGCGGTCGACTCGGTGCCGGCGGTCTACGGCATCACCGAGGACCCGTACCTGGTCTTCGCCACCAACGCGTTCGCCCTGCTCGGTCTGCGTGCCCTCTACTTCGTCCTGCACGCGGCGCTGAGCCGGCTGGTGCACCTCAGCTACGGCCTGGCCACCATCCTGGCGTTCATCGGTCTCAAGCTGGGTCTGCACTGGGCGCACGGCATCTGGGACAGCGTTCCGCAGATCCCCACCCTGGCCTCGCTCGTTGTGATCATCGGCGTGTTGGTGGTGGTCACCGTGACCAGTCTGCGCGCCACCCGCGGTGGCACACCCGAGGACCGCGAGGTCGTCGCGGAGCGGCACTGACCGCGCCGCGCCGGGGCGACAAGGAGGTACGCGGGAAAGCTCCCGCCTCGGCCAGCGTGGGTGGTACGACTGTGCAATGGGAATCGTGTCACCGGGTTTTCAGGGTCGGCCCCGAACACAGGAGCCGGCCCTGCCACCCGGTCAGTACCTGACCGAGGACTTCCCGGTGCTCTCGGCCGGCCCCACGCCCCGGGTGTCACTGGACACCTGGGAGTTCGTCATCTCCGCCGAGAACGGCGGCGAACACCGGTGGTCGTGGCAGGAGCTGATGGCCCTGCCGCAGGAGACGCCAATGGTGGACATCCACTGCGTCACCCGCTGGTCCAAGCTCGGCACCAACTGGCAGGGCGTCTCACTGGACACTCTGTTCGCCGACGTCGACACGGGAGCGCACTTCGCGCTCGCGCACTCCTACGGCGGGTACACCACCAACCTGCCGCTGGACGACCTGCGCGGCGGCCGGGCCTGGGTGGTGCACACCTTCGACGGTGCGCCGCTGCCCGCCGAGCACGGCGGGCCAGCGCGGCTGCTGGTCCCGCACCTGTACTTCTGGAAATCCGCGAAGTGGGTGCGCGGCCTCCGGCTCAAGACGATGGACGAGCCGGGGTTCTGGGAGACCGCCGGCTACCACGACTACGGCGACCCGTGGCGCGAACAGCGGTACCAGGGTGACTGAGCGCGCCGTGGCGACGAGCACGCCGTCCCGCGCGCCCAACCGGTGGCATGTGGCCCGGCTGGTGGAGCGCCGGGTGGAGACACCGACCGCGCAGACCCTGGTGCTGGAGCTGCCGGACTGGCCGGGGCACCTGCCGGGGCAGCACGTCGACGTGCGGCTGACCGCGCCGGACGGCTACCAGGCAGCACGGTCGTACTCCATTGCGGGGCCCGTCGTGGACGGCCCGGGCGGCCCGCGCATCGAGGTGACCGTCCAGCGGGTGCACGACGGCGAGGTGTCCCCGTACCTCATTGATGTCTTTGCCGACGGCGACCCGGTGGAGGTCCGCGGACCGCTCGGTGGCTGGTTCATCTGGCGGCCGGAGGAGACCGCGCCGGTGCAGCTCGTCGCCGGTGGCTCCGGGATCGTGCCGCTGATGGCGATGATCCGGTCCCGGCGGGCCACCGGCAGCAAGGCGCCGTTCCGGTTGATCTACTCGGTGCGCACCCCCGGCGACGTGATCTACGCCGACGAGCTGCGCCGCCGGATCCGCGACGACTTCGGCCTGGACATCGCGTACGTCTACACCCGCGAGGCACCCGAGGGTTGGCGTGGTGAGCCGCACCGGATCGGGCTGGCGGACGTCAACACGCACGGCTGGCCACCGGACCTGCAACCGCTCACCTACGTCTGCGGCCCGACCGGGTTCGTGGAGACCGTGGCCGACCTGCTGGTGGGCCTGGGTCACCCGTCACGGCGGGTCAAGACCGAACGCTTCGGCCCCACCGGCTGACCGCCCGCTCGCTCCCGCAAGGTCGAGGAGATTCGATGACCGAGATGTCGTACCTGGACGGCAACATGCTCGACGGCCCGATGCGTGAGCTGTTCACCGTCGACCTGAGCAGCGCGATGGGCCGCTGCGAAAACTGCGGGATGACCGGCTCGATGGCCAGCCTGCACGTCTACTCGCACGCCCCGGGCCTCGTCGCGCGCTGCCCGTCCTGCGAACAGGTGATGCTGCGACTGGTCCGCGGACCCGACCGGGCCTGGCTGGACATGCGCGGCACCACCTTCCTCCAGGTCCCGATGCCGATGGAGCAGCCGTTCCCCGGCCCGCTCTGACGGAACGCTTGCCCGGCTGAGGCAGCATGGCCGGATGAGCGCCGGTCGATGGCGTGGTGTGCCGCTCGCGGTCCGGTGGGTGGTGGCGGTCGCCGTGCTGGTCTTCGCCTACGGCACCGCGGTGCACGTGGTGCAGTTGCTCCTGCCCCAGTTCGGCCCGCAGCTCGCCCTGCCCGGGTGGCTGACGTTCTACTTCACGTCCCTGACTGTGTGGGATCCGTTGGCGGCGGTGCTGTTGGCCGCTCGCCGGGTGCAGGGGCTCGTGCTGGGTTGCGCGGTGCTGGCGACGGACGCGGCCGCGAACGGGTACGCCAACTACGTGCTGGACCCGGCGGCCGGTGTCACCCCGGGCCGGATCGGGCAGGCCGTCATCACCGGCCTCGCCGTCGGTCTCGTCGCGCTCAGCCCGTGGCTGGCACCGTGGCTCATCTGCTCGGGAGGCCGAAGCGGCACGACCGCTCAGGCGCGGAGGAGGTCGTAGGCCCGGGCGAGGTCGTCGGCCCACTGCGAACCGTCGTCACGTTCCCATGCGCGGTGCAGGCGGTCGCGGGTCGCCTCCCGGCGTACCCAGTCGCCGAGGGCGCTCGGCTTCTGCCTGGCGAAATTGAGTCCGCAGACCACCTCGGCCAGGTGCCGGTCAGCGGACGAGGTGAGCGTGGTGTCCCAGACGTCGAGAAATCGTTCGGCACGCTCGCCGGCAGCGCGAGCCGCGTCGAGGAAGGTCACCGGATCGGTGAACGACCCGAGCCGCGATGGGTGGTCGGCCAGCAGTGACCGCCACACCGCGTCGAGGTACGCGTCGACGGCCTCTTGCTCGCCCTGCGGCCAGGTGCGCCACTCCTGGTGGGGAAGCTTGCCCAGGACGATGACCGGGTCAAGCTCGTCGGACCCGAGCAGGCTCTCCAGGAGTACGGGGAGCAGGGCCTTCACGTCAGCGCGGTCGCCGACCGTGTTGCCGAGGCTGATGGTCAGTGAGAACAGGTCGTGCTCGTCGACCAGCACCGAGCCCTCGCAGTGCGGGCAACCGTCGAGTACCGCACGGCGCGGATACCGGGCGAACGCGTCCCGCACACCCGCCAGAGCCGTCGTCAGCACGTTCCCCACCGGCCGATTCTCGCATCGACGGCTCACTGGGCGCTGCCCGCGAGCAGCCACCGTCGGATGGGGATCTCCAGCAGCGCCCGCTCGCCGTCCGGGCCGACCTGCCGGCCGACGTCCCAGCCGTCGTACTTGCGCGCGAACGCCTCAACGACCGTGCTCGGGAACCCACTCCGGTATACGTGGGCGGTGCCCTCCGCCACCACTGGCGCGTTGCCGTCCTCCAGGGCCATTGACACCCGCGGGTCGGTCAGGACGTTACGGGCTTTGACGCTGCGGCTCTCACAACCGACCCAGAACGTCGCGGAGAGGTAGACGAACCAGACCGGCGTCAGGTGCGGGGACCCGTCGCGCCGCAACGTGCACAGCCAGCCGTTCAACTCCCGCGACAGTCGCTCCTGGACGTCGGCCGGGGGGATCGAGAGGGTTCGGCTCACCGGGCCAGTGGATCACAACGCCGCACGTTCCGACGACGGTCTTTCTGCCTGCTGCGCCGCGTCGAGTCAGGCGGCAGAGGGTTCGTCGATGGAACAGCCGGTACGTGCGGCCCGCGCGGCGCTTGGGCATCGCGGGGATGACCCCGCCGGATCCGGACTGGCGTCAGGTGCGGGCAGCCTTCACCGCCGGGTACCGGAAACCCGGGTGCGGTCGACCCTGGCACCCCCTAGGCTCCCGCTCCGACGGCTGGCACGGCGTCCGGTCGGCCGGGAGGAGCGCAGCGATGACCGCACACCTGTTCGCGATCAGCTTCGACGCGCGCGAGCCGCTGCGGCTCGCGCGGTTCTGGTCCGGGCTGCTGGGGCGGGAGATCGTCGACGATCCACACGACGGCGTCCTGCTCCTGCCCACCAACGACAACGAGTTCCACCTCCGCTTCGTCCTGAACCAGCAGCCGAAGGTCGTCCAGAACCGGATGCACTTCGACCTGACCAGCAGTTCGCTGGAGGACCAGCGGCAGACGGTGGCCAGGGCGTTGGAGCTCGGCGCGCGGCACGCCGACATCGGGCAGGGCCCGGAGATCGATCATGTGGTGCTCGCCGACCCCGAGGGCAACGAGTTCGACGCCATCGCGCCGGGCAACAACTTCCTCGCCGGCTGCGGCTTCGTCGGTGCGCTGGCCTGCGACGGATCGCAGCAGGTCGGGTACTTCTGGAGTCAGGCGCTGGGGTGGCCGCTGGTCTGGGACCAGGACGAGGAGACCGCGATCCAGTCACCGAACGGCGGTACGAAGATCTCCTGGGGCGGTCCGCCGCACCTGCCGAACGGCGGGCGGGACCGGGTGCGGTTCGACCTCGCCCCGGCTGTCGACGTTGACCCGCAGGTCGAGCTGGCCCGTCTGCTCTCGCTCGGGGCGACGCGAGTCGACACCGATCAGGACGGGGCGGGCCGACTGGTGCTGGCGGACCCCGACGGTCAGGAGTTCAGCCTGTTGACGTCCCGCTAGCGTGGCCATTGCCCGCATGATCGTGCTCGATCGGTGTTGTAGTGGTCACGTGCGCTGCCGGATGCCACTACATCCTTGTTCGAGCACGATCACGTGACCGCGCGGCGCCACTCATCGGGCGGCTGGTTGGACAACGGCGGCACCGCTCGGTCAGAGTGGTCCGCCGTGAGATACCTGCGTACCGGTGGTCCCGCCGCGATCCGGCGGCCCCGGCCCACCGACTCCGAGGAGTTCGTCGCCGCCGTGCGGCGCAGTCGGGACCTGCACCACCCGTGGTTGGTCGCGCCGGCCAGCCCCGAGGAGTACGACCGCTATCTGAACCGGATCCGCCGCCGGGACAATGCCGGCTACCTGATCTGTGATCGGGCCAGTGGTGCGATTGCCGGTTATGTGAATATCAGCGGGATCGTGCTGGGTGCGCTGCGGGGCGGTTACCTGGGGTACGCGGCGTTCCAGCCCTACAGCGGGACCGGGCACGCCTCGGCGGGTGTCGCCCTGGTGATCGACCACGCGTTCCACACGGTCGGGCTGCACCGGCTGGAGGCGAACATCCAGCCGGGCAACGAGCCGTCCCGGCGGGTGGCCCGCAAGCTCGGTTTCCGGTTGGAGGGATTCTCCCCGGATTACCTGTTCATCGACGGCGCCTGGCGCGACCACGAGCGGTGGGCGATCACCGCCGCGCCAACCCCCAGCTGACCGGCGGCCCGGCCCTCCTCCCCGTGACGCCGGCCCCACGCGCACTTCACCCGGAACGGGTGATGCCACCTGGTGTTGCCTGTTCCTACGGTGGTGTCATGGCTGTCGTGCGCGCGACCCCTGCGGACCCGACCCCCGGCGTGCCCGCCGCGGCCACGGAAGCCGGCGACCAGCGGGCCATGCCGCCCGAGCTCGGACCCGACTCGCTCGCCGTGCTGAGCGGTCCCGCGTTCCTCTACTCCAACGCCCGTGGGGACGTGCCGCCGGGCAGCATCGGCGGGCTCGTCCACCTGGACACCCGACTGCTCAGCGGCTGGACGCTGACCGTCAACGGCAGCGAGCTGCTGGTGCTGCGCGCCGAGACCATCGACCACTACTCGGCGCAGTACGTGCTCACCAACCCCGACCTGCCCGGGCTGCCCCCGAACAGTCTGGGCGTGGAGCGGCTGCGGTACGTCGGCGACGGATTTCACGAGCGGGTGGAGCTGCGGTCGTTTCGGCCGGAACCGGTCCGGGTGGAGCTGCGGCTGGCCGTGAACGTCGACTTCGCCGATCTGTTCGAGGTCAAGTCGGTGGTCCGCGACCGGTCCGCGGAGATCACCCGTGACCACGCCGCCGATGGCTCCGAGCTGTGCTTCTCCTACCGCAACGGGGACTTCTGGGCAGAGACCCGGGTGTGCTGCCAGGGGCCGGCCGACCGCGTCGAGGGCGACGATCTGGTCTGGGAGCTCGACCTGCACCCGCGTGAGCAGTGGCAGATGGACCTGCATGTGCCACTGCCACCCGGGATGGGGGTGGTCGAACCGGTCCGCGGCGACATCGCCGACATCATCCACGGCCGGGCCGACGATCCCCTGCGCCGGTGGACCGAGGACCGGGCTGTGCTGCACGGCGACAACCAGGCGCTGGAGCGCACCGTACGTCGGTCCCGCGACGACCTCAGCGCACTGCGGCTCGACCTGGAGATCAAGGGCCAGCGCATCATGCTGCCCGGCGCGGGGCTGCCGTGGTTCCTCGCCGTGTTCGGCCGGGACACCCTGATCACCGCGTACCAGACTCTCGTCGCCGGGCCGGCGCTGGCCAAGGGGGCGCTGCTCGCGCTGGCGCGGCTTCAGGGTGACAAATGTGACGACTTCACCGACGAGGAGCCCGGCAAGATCCTCCACGAGGTGCGCAGCGGCGAGCTGACCCGCAACGGGCTCAAGCCGTACGGCCCGTACTACGGCACCGCCGACGCCACCCAACTCTGGCTGATTCTGCTCTCCGAGTACTGGCGGTGGACCGGGGACGACGAGACGGTCCGGCGCCTACGGGACAACGCGCTGGCCGCCCTGCGCTGGATCGACGAGTACGGCGACCGGGACGGCGACGGCTACGTCGAGTACGGCACGCGCTCCCCGGAAGGGCTGGGCAACCAGTGCTGGCGGGACTCGCCGGACGGGGTGTGCTTCGCCGACGGGCGCATTCCGGTGCTGCCACTGGCGACCAGCGACATTCAGGGCTACACCTACGACGCGAAGGTGCGCCTGGCGGAGCTGTTCGACGGTCCGCTGGCCAACCCCGCTCTGGCGCGCCGGCTGCGCGACGAGGCCGGCACGCTGTACGAGCGGTTCAACCGGGACTTCTGGATCGAGGAGCGGGGCGGTTACTACGCGATCGCCCTGGACGGTGACAAGAACGTGGTCGACGCGAAGACCTCCACGATGGGCCACCTGCTCTGGAGTGGGATCGTGCCGAGGGAGCGGGCCGACGCGGTGGTGCGGCAACTGATGTCGCCGGACATGTTCTCCGGCTGGGGCATCCGGACACTGTCCCGCGAGGAGTCGCTCTACAACGCCGTCGGCTACCACCTCGGCACGGTCTGGCCGCACGACAACTCGATCGCCGTGCTCGGCCTGGCCCGGTACGGCTACCGGGCCGAGGCGAACCGGATCAGCCTGGCGCTGTTCGAGGCGGCGGAGCAGTTCGGTCACCGGTTGCCCGAGGCGCTCTCGGGATTCGCGCGGGAGCGCATGGTGTTCGCGGTGCCGTACCCCACCGCGTGCAGCCCGCAGGCGTGGGCGGCCGGCACCCCCCTGGCTTTGGTCCGCGCGATGCTGGGGCTCAACCCGATCGACGGACAGCTGGTGCTCGATCCGGACATTCCTGAGGAACTGGGCCGGATCACGGCTGATCGTGTGCGTGCCTTCGGCCAGGAGTGGGGGCTGGAGGCGGTGCGCACCAACGGACACGTCCGGCTCCAGCCGAGCTGACCGGCGTCCCGCCCGTTCGACGTTTGTCCCGGGCTTCGACGGGAAACGGGCCGCAATGACGAAACCTCGTGTGGTGATCGTGGGGGCCGGGTTCGCCGGTTACCACGCGGCGAAGACGTTGAGCCGGATCGCCCGGGACCGGGCCGAGATCGTGGTGCTGAACTCCACCGACTACTTCCTGTACCTTCCGCTGCTGCCGGAGGTGGCGGCCGGGGTGGTCGAGCCCCGACGG
The window above is part of the Micromonospora sp. LH3U1 genome. Proteins encoded here:
- a CDS encoding DUF2267 domain-containing protein; this encodes MNYDTFIDQVSQRTATSSERAVELTRAVLETFGERLTGGEVLDLAAQLPQPLQLVLKPSPSTEQADRFGAAEFVARVALRAGVEEPAARDAVRAVFTTLREAITGGEFDDVATQLPRDYRGLVEQAMAPGATLRRA
- a CDS encoding amylo-alpha-1,6-glucosidase, producing the protein MAVVRATPADPTPGVPAAATEAGDQRAMPPELGPDSLAVLSGPAFLYSNARGDVPPGSIGGLVHLDTRLLSGWTLTVNGSELLVLRAETIDHYSAQYVLTNPDLPGLPPNSLGVERLRYVGDGFHERVELRSFRPEPVRVELRLAVNVDFADLFEVKSVVRDRSAEITRDHAADGSELCFSYRNGDFWAETRVCCQGPADRVEGDDLVWELDLHPREQWQMDLHVPLPPGMGVVEPVRGDIADIIHGRADDPLRRWTEDRAVLHGDNQALERTVRRSRDDLSALRLDLEIKGQRIMLPGAGLPWFLAVFGRDTLITAYQTLVAGPALAKGALLALARLQGDKCDDFTDEEPGKILHEVRSGELTRNGLKPYGPYYGTADATQLWLILLSEYWRWTGDDETVRRLRDNALAALRWIDEYGDRDGDGYVEYGTRSPEGLGNQCWRDSPDGVCFADGRIPVLPLATSDIQGYTYDAKVRLAELFDGPLANPALARRLRDEAGTLYERFNRDFWIEERGGYYAIALDGDKNVVDAKTSTMGHLLWSGIVPRERADAVVRQLMSPDMFSGWGIRTLSREESLYNAVGYHLGTVWPHDNSIAVLGLARYGYRAEANRISLALFEAAEQFGHRLPEALSGFARERMVFAVPYPTACSPQAWAAGTPLALVRAMLGLNPIDGQLVLDPDIPEELGRITADRVRAFGQEWGLEAVRTNGHVRLQPS
- a CDS encoding ferredoxin reductase — encoded protein: MATSTPSRAPNRWHVARLVERRVETPTAQTLVLELPDWPGHLPGQHVDVRLTAPDGYQAARSYSIAGPVVDGPGGPRIEVTVQRVHDGEVSPYLIDVFADGDPVEVRGPLGGWFIWRPEETAPVQLVAGGSGIVPLMAMIRSRRATGSKAPFRLIYSVRTPGDVIYADELRRRIRDDFGLDIAYVYTREAPEGWRGEPHRIGLADVNTHGWPPDLQPLTYVCGPTGFVETVADLLVGLGHPSRRVKTERFGPTG
- a CDS encoding GNAT family N-acetyltransferase, whose product is MRYLRTGGPAAIRRPRPTDSEEFVAAVRRSRDLHHPWLVAPASPEEYDRYLNRIRRRDNAGYLICDRASGAIAGYVNISGIVLGALRGGYLGYAAFQPYSGTGHASAGVALVIDHAFHTVGLHRLEANIQPGNEPSRRVARKLGFRLEGFSPDYLFIDGAWRDHERWAITAAPTPS
- a CDS encoding pyridoxamine 5'-phosphate oxidase family protein, which translates into the protein MSRTLSIPPADVQERLSRELNGWLCTLRRDGSPHLTPVWFVYLSATFWVGCESRSVKARNVLTDPRVSMALEDGNAPVVAEGTAHVYRSGFPSTVVEAFARKYDGWDVGRQVGPDGERALLEIPIRRWLLAGSAQ
- a CDS encoding TerC/Alx family metal homeostasis membrane protein, translated to MTEVSYLSAASDLSSVGTPTLWAVTILGVLLLLVLDFLVTRRPHEVSMREAIGWSTFYIALPLAFGGWLWYRYGSQQGVEYLTGYLVEKSLSVDNLFVFMLLLAAFAVPAVLAQRVLLYGIAGALVLRAIFIALGAAALQTLDFAFLLFAIILIATAVKLLRDAMSGHQQEVDINNMRAVKLLRRFMPVVDDYHGTKMTVRQGAKRALTPFALVVVAVLATDIVFAVDSVPAVYGITEDPYLVFATNAFALLGLRALYFVLHAALSRLVHLSYGLATILAFIGLKLGLHWAHGIWDSVPQIPTLASLVVIIGVLVVVTVTSLRATRGGTPEDREVVAERH
- a CDS encoding DUF1345 domain-containing protein; protein product: MNRTGPSRPADVRFPAAVVQLAVVAVAGVIAGCVFALLLPLPLAALAGWDVGALSWLALVWHKIWPMDAERTAQLAVHEDPNRAIRDALLLVACLASLLAVGLVVASAQSAPPGLNRELHSGLGVLSVVLSWFVVHTVFAARYARIYYTGPDGGVNFNQPEPPRYSDFAYVAFTIGTTFQVSDTNLTSNEMRRTVLRHSMVSYLFGAFIIAVTVNLLAGLAR
- a CDS encoding DUF2795 domain-containing protein produces the protein MASYADVLQYLSSLDYPAEKNEVVREAEREGAPPDVLKALRALPPVDYANGTEVARSAGIEAAPEVSPAQRAEQARDKKHNRVSQHLRGI
- a CDS encoding VOC family protein, with product MTAHLFAISFDAREPLRLARFWSGLLGREIVDDPHDGVLLLPTNDNEFHLRFVLNQQPKVVQNRMHFDLTSSSLEDQRQTVARALELGARHADIGQGPEIDHVVLADPEGNEFDAIAPGNNFLAGCGFVGALACDGSQQVGYFWSQALGWPLVWDQDEETAIQSPNGGTKISWGGPPHLPNGGRDRVRFDLAPAVDVDPQVELARLLSLGATRVDTDQDGAGRLVLADPDGQEFSLLTSR
- a CDS encoding sulfite oxidase-like oxidoreductase produces the protein MGIVSPGFQGRPRTQEPALPPGQYLTEDFPVLSAGPTPRVSLDTWEFVISAENGGEHRWSWQELMALPQETPMVDIHCVTRWSKLGTNWQGVSLDTLFADVDTGAHFALAHSYGGYTTNLPLDDLRGGRAWVVHTFDGAPLPAEHGGPARLLVPHLYFWKSAKWVRGLRLKTMDEPGFWETAGYHDYGDPWREQRYQGD
- a CDS encoding DUF6510 family protein — protein: MTEMSYLDGNMLDGPMRELFTVDLSSAMGRCENCGMTGSMASLHVYSHAPGLVARCPSCEQVMLRLVRGPDRAWLDMRGTTFLQVPMPMEQPFPGPL